A single genomic interval of Chiloscyllium punctatum isolate Juve2018m unplaced genomic scaffold, sChiPun1.3 scaffold_1173, whole genome shotgun sequence harbors:
- the LOC140474767 gene encoding amine oxidase [flavin-containing] B-like, with translation MFMFDVSWPMERFQARPSRGRFTGDPRHRTEGEMERKFEAGAQAVSETLSERIGKERIRLGTPVLRVEHGAEHVRVISEDGQSFEGLYAISAIPHAILPTVHFHPPLPTLKRLLINRMPMGSVIKVVTFYKTAFWKEKGFNGCTMSDSGCVTFSMDDTKPDGSHPAMMGFIQAETARRMCLDTPERRKASVCQHYARIFKMEEFLHPVDYVEKNWTEEAYSGGCYSSTFGPGVLTSFGEALRQPVGRIHFAGTELASQWPGYMDGAVQSGERAAREVLRQLGRNGSEEISQAEAPLPLDCVSTPEGGFWLARVLPHPPHSLLHFGGIVLAAGLAWFFQSKL, from the exons ATGTTCATGTTTGACGTTTCTTGGCCAATGGAACGATTCCAGGCCAGACCCAGCAGAGGACGATTTACCGGGGATCCTAGACACCGCACCGAAGGGGAGATG GAGCGGAAGTTTGAGGCGGGAGCGCAGGCCGTCAGCGAAACGCTCTCGGAGCGGATTGGGAAGGAACGGATCCGGCTGGGAACGCCGGTGCTCAGAGTGGAACACGGCGCCGAGCACGTGAGGGTCATCAGCGAGGATGGTCAGAGCTTCGAG ggACTCTACGCTATCTCGGCCATCCCTCACGCCATCTTGCCAACGGTTCACTTCCATCCCCCCTTGCCCACTCTGAAGAGGCTCCTGATTAACCGAATGCCAATGGGCTCTGTCATCAAGGTGGTCACCTTTTACAAGACAGCCTTCTGGAAGGAGAAGG GGTTCAATGGTTGCACTATGTCCGACTCTGGATGTGTTACCTTCAGCATGGATGACACTAAGCCGGATGGGAGTCACCCGGCGATGATGGGCTTCATCCAGGCAGAGACGGCGCGGAGGATGTGCTTGGATACCCCGGAGCGGAG GAAGGCCAGTGTGTGCCAACATTATGCCCGAATATTTAAGATGGAGGAGTTCTTGCAT CCTGTGGACTACGTTGAGAAGAATTGGACAGAGGAGGCCTACTCTGGAGGGTGTTACTCAAGTACCTTCGGCCCAGGGGTCCTCACCTCGTTTGGAGA GGCACTGCGCCAACCAGTCGGTAGGATCCATTTCGCTGGCACAGAGTTGGCCAGCCAATGGCCGGGCTACATGGATGGAGCCGTCCAATCAGGCGAAAGGGCTGCCCGGGAG GTTTTGCGACAGCTCGGAAGGAATGGCTCGGAGGAGATCTCCCAGGCTGAGGCGCCCCTCCCCTTGGATTGTGTGTCCACCCCAGAGGGAGGGTTCTGGCTCGCACGCGTCTTGCCACACCCGCCACACTCCCTCCTACATTTCGGAGGCATCGTACTCGCTGCTGGGCTGGCCTGGTTCTTTCAGTcgaaact